A region from the Kribbella shirazensis genome encodes:
- a CDS encoding helix-turn-helix transcriptional regulator, whose product MGTGNGPGREAFDKQAWRRAYDELSAAAVAEPLEVDDLERLASAAYLAGLSDESRSAWISAHEKCAHVGDVARAARCAFWLAFALLNAGDLARGGGWVDRAQRLLDDRKIDCVERGYLRYAAALRAAFSGDARTGYEAFHAAAELGVLFRDPELAALARIGEGRCLIWLDRVDEGVALLDEGMVAIEANDVSPIAIGDAYCTAIEGCTELFDVRRAHTWTAALSRWVDGQPELMLYRGQCLIHRAEMLYLRGDWDAAAEQIEEAYRRLADPVGQRSRVAAAYLKGDLHRLRGQDRAAEAEFQLASELGRDPQPGLALLRLATGKVEAAAASIRRAYREAGDPLSRARLAGGYVEILLADGDVAAARSAADELGTVAGTLGRPLPTALHLQVLGAVLLAEDQPEPALSALRQALAGWRELDAAYEAARTRMLIAAACRAIGDDDSAELEVAGALAVFDRLNAVRDAAAARAAQHVAASPSSGLTSREEEVLAHIAKGLTNRQIAERLVVSEKTVATHVGHILTKLGLSSRAAATAYAYEHGLQ is encoded by the coding sequence ATGGGCACCGGCAACGGGCCCGGACGCGAGGCGTTCGACAAGCAGGCCTGGCGGCGGGCGTACGACGAGTTGTCCGCGGCCGCAGTCGCGGAGCCGCTCGAGGTCGACGATCTCGAGCGGCTGGCGTCCGCGGCCTACCTCGCCGGACTCAGCGACGAGAGCCGGTCCGCCTGGATCAGCGCGCACGAGAAGTGCGCCCACGTCGGCGACGTTGCACGGGCGGCCCGGTGCGCCTTCTGGCTGGCTTTCGCGCTGTTGAACGCCGGCGACCTGGCGCGCGGAGGCGGTTGGGTCGACCGCGCCCAGCGGCTGCTGGACGACCGCAAGATCGACTGCGTCGAACGCGGTTACCTGCGTTACGCGGCCGCGCTGCGCGCAGCGTTCTCCGGCGACGCGCGCACCGGCTACGAGGCGTTTCACGCGGCGGCGGAGCTCGGCGTCCTCTTCCGTGACCCCGAGCTCGCAGCGCTGGCACGGATCGGCGAAGGCAGGTGCCTGATCTGGCTCGACCGAGTGGACGAGGGGGTCGCCCTGCTCGACGAGGGGATGGTCGCCATCGAGGCCAACGACGTCTCGCCGATCGCGATCGGCGATGCCTACTGCACTGCCATCGAGGGCTGCACCGAACTGTTCGACGTCCGCCGCGCCCACACGTGGACCGCCGCGCTGAGCCGCTGGGTGGACGGCCAGCCAGAGCTCATGCTGTATCGAGGTCAGTGCCTGATCCATCGCGCCGAGATGCTCTACCTTCGCGGGGACTGGGACGCCGCAGCCGAACAGATCGAGGAGGCTTACCGCCGCCTGGCCGATCCGGTGGGGCAACGGTCGCGGGTCGCCGCTGCTTACCTGAAGGGCGACCTGCACCGGCTCCGTGGCCAGGACCGCGCCGCCGAGGCCGAGTTCCAGCTGGCCAGCGAGCTCGGCCGCGATCCGCAGCCGGGGCTCGCGCTGCTGCGCTTGGCCACGGGAAAGGTCGAGGCCGCCGCCGCCTCCATCCGGAGGGCGTACCGCGAGGCCGGTGACCCCCTGTCCCGCGCGCGATTGGCCGGCGGCTACGTCGAGATCCTCCTCGCTGACGGTGATGTCGCCGCTGCACGGTCTGCCGCCGACGAGCTCGGCACGGTGGCCGGCACGCTCGGGCGACCGCTGCCGACCGCGCTGCACCTGCAGGTCCTGGGCGCCGTGCTGCTGGCGGAGGATCAGCCCGAACCCGCACTGTCCGCCCTTCGGCAGGCACTGGCGGGTTGGCGCGAGCTCGACGCGGCGTACGAGGCGGCCCGCACGCGGATGCTGATCGCGGCCGCGTGCCGAGCGATAGGGGACGACGACAGTGCCGAGCTCGAGGTCGCCGGTGCCCTCGCCGTGTTCGATCGCCTCAACGCGGTCCGCGACGCCGCCGCTGCCAGGGCTGCGCAGCATGTGGCGGCATCGCCGTCCAGCGGTCTGACAAGCCGGGAGGAAGAAGTCCTGGCCCACATCGCCAAGGGGCTCACCAACCGTCAGATCGCCGAGCGTCTCGTCGTCAGCGAGAAGACCGTGGCAACCCACGTCGGCCACATCCTCACGAAGCTGGGACTGTCCAGCCGGGCCGCCGCCACCGCCTACGCGTACGAACACGGCCTGCAGTGA
- a CDS encoding NUDIX hydrolase, translated as MARLAVKLLLLDADDRVLLIHAKDPQTQAECWYPVGGGVEPGESLKTAASREAYEETGLAELPEGTPVWSRDHTYEFDGKVLDVHEEWLLHRVDHFTPAPAQLSDYEARTVLGFHWWRAEDLATTTETVFPPQLGRLLTNLLTHALPDRPRDITTR; from the coding sequence ATGGCGCGGCTCGCGGTGAAACTGCTGCTGCTCGACGCGGACGACCGGGTCCTCCTCATTCACGCCAAAGACCCACAGACACAGGCCGAGTGCTGGTACCCCGTCGGCGGCGGCGTCGAGCCTGGCGAGTCCCTGAAGACTGCAGCGTCACGTGAGGCGTACGAGGAGACCGGACTGGCCGAGTTGCCGGAAGGTACGCCGGTGTGGTCGCGGGATCACACGTACGAGTTCGACGGCAAGGTTCTCGACGTACACGAAGAATGGTTGCTGCACCGGGTCGACCACTTCACTCCGGCGCCTGCGCAACTGAGCGACTACGAGGCCCGCACCGTCCTCGGCTTCCACTGGTGGCGCGCCGAGGACCTCGCCACCACAACCGAAACGGTCTTCCCACCCCAACTAGGCCGCCTCCTGACCAACCTCCTCACCCACGCCCTCCCCGACCGCCCCCGCGACATCACCACTCGCTGA
- a CDS encoding alpha/beta fold hydrolase, producing the protein MESVVDVGGVTLFVRELGRRGSGPSVMVMHGGPDVGHGYLVPGFEPLARDHHVVLFDFRGCGRSSRGLPADELQPEYVVQDTQRLIDRLGLGVVDLVGFSTGGRAAMQFVDKHPEQVRRLVLASTSAYPSADAAPYLADWDEYQRRQRIEDEANGALRNSTVFVWDLERAPAYLELLESLGTDLGDWSEERAANGLMHPWCPGDPEQILRTFAKPILILHGEKDMGFPVQLAHRLHRAVPSQLTVIPDTAHMCHFEQPQPWAQHLHEFLDAPRFGNKLTT; encoded by the coding sequence ATGGAGTCGGTGGTGGATGTCGGCGGTGTGACGTTGTTCGTGCGTGAGCTCGGGCGGCGGGGTTCAGGGCCTTCTGTGATGGTGATGCACGGTGGGCCGGATGTGGGGCACGGGTATCTGGTGCCCGGGTTCGAACCGTTGGCGCGGGATCACCACGTGGTGCTGTTCGACTTCCGCGGGTGCGGGCGGAGCAGTCGCGGGTTGCCGGCGGACGAGTTGCAGCCGGAGTACGTCGTACAGGACACGCAGCGGTTGATCGACAGGCTCGGGCTCGGGGTGGTCGATCTCGTCGGGTTCTCGACGGGTGGGCGGGCGGCGATGCAGTTCGTGGACAAGCATCCGGAGCAGGTACGGCGGTTGGTGCTCGCGTCCACGTCGGCGTACCCGTCCGCGGACGCCGCGCCGTACTTGGCGGACTGGGACGAGTACCAACGCCGTCAACGGATCGAGGACGAGGCGAACGGCGCCCTGCGCAACTCCACGGTCTTCGTCTGGGACCTCGAGCGCGCACCGGCGTACCTGGAGCTGCTCGAATCCCTCGGCACCGACCTCGGCGACTGGTCCGAGGAACGCGCCGCCAACGGCCTCATGCACCCGTGGTGCCCCGGCGACCCCGAACAGATCCTCCGCACGTTCGCCAAACCCATCCTCATCCTCCACGGCGAAAAGGACATGGGCTTCCCCGTCCAGCTCGCCCACCGCCTCCACCGAGCCGTCCCCAGCCAACTCACAGTCATCCCCGACACCGCCCACATGTGCCACTTCGAACAACCACAACCCTGGGCACAACACCTCCACGAATTCCTGGACGCGCCACGCTTCGGCAACAAACTGACGACATGA
- a CDS encoding pyridoxal-phosphate dependent enzyme: protein MVRTRLDLDRIRTAQRLIDPVFLDSPLYRCEAMEPVLGCAVSIKLETANPVRSFKGRGTEVIASQLAAGNSRAVVCASAGNLGQALAWSARDRGLDVTVVASRFATAAKLDRIRALGAELELVDGDHELARDRAAAIAQHHGIRLLEDSLDLETCEGAATIGLELAELRHQAEHPVVLIALGGGAMATGVGYVLKTLAPKVEIVCVQPAGAPAMTWSWQQRRVVTTDAIDTIADGVAGRRPIPEVLDDLLVVADDAVLVQESSIVTGMRLLLDHAGLVVEPSAALGIAAVLENRDRFAGRHVVTIVCGGNVDQDKYRHWVGL from the coding sequence GTGGTGAGGACGCGGCTCGACCTCGACCGGATTCGTACGGCGCAGCGGCTGATCGATCCGGTGTTTCTCGACAGTCCGCTCTATCGGTGCGAGGCGATGGAGCCGGTGCTCGGGTGTGCGGTCAGCATCAAGCTCGAGACGGCCAATCCGGTTCGCAGCTTCAAAGGCCGCGGTACCGAGGTCATCGCGAGCCAGCTCGCCGCCGGCAACTCACGCGCCGTGGTGTGCGCGAGCGCGGGCAACCTCGGCCAGGCGCTGGCCTGGTCCGCCCGCGACCGCGGTCTCGACGTCACGGTCGTCGCGTCACGTTTCGCGACAGCCGCCAAGCTCGACCGGATCCGCGCCCTCGGCGCCGAACTCGAACTCGTCGACGGCGACCACGAACTCGCCCGCGACCGTGCCGCCGCGATCGCCCAGCACCACGGGATCCGCCTCCTGGAAGACAGTCTCGATCTCGAAACCTGCGAAGGCGCCGCGACCATCGGCCTCGAACTCGCCGAACTGCGCCACCAAGCCGAGCATCCCGTGGTGCTGATCGCGCTGGGCGGGGGTGCGATGGCGACCGGTGTGGGCTATGTGCTGAAGACGCTCGCGCCCAAGGTTGAGATCGTGTGTGTCCAGCCGGCCGGGGCGCCCGCGATGACCTGGTCGTGGCAGCAGCGGCGCGTGGTCACGACCGACGCGATCGACACCATCGCCGACGGTGTCGCCGGGCGGCGGCCGATCCCGGAGGTGCTGGACGATCTCCTCGTCGTCGCCGATGACGCCGTACTCGTCCAGGAATCCTCGATCGTCACCGGCATGCGCCTGCTCCTCGACCACGCCGGCCTCGTCGTCGAACCATCAGCCGCGCTCGGGATCGCAGCCGTCCTGGAGAACCGCGACCGTTTCGCCGGACGCCACGTGGTGACGATCGTGTGCGGCGGCAACGTCGACCAGGACAAGTACCGGCACTGGGTCGGCCTCTGA
- a CDS encoding YciI family protein, producing the protein MADLTRFLILLAEPDHFARWDAADDAERERVFAAYRAFTAAVRERGRFRGGEALVHPRDARTLRPDGDGQQVTEGPYAETVEQLGGFYLVELPDLATALEVASLLPREYDIEVRECLDVGVPDE; encoded by the coding sequence ATGGCCGACCTGACACGATTCCTGATCCTGCTGGCGGAGCCCGACCACTTCGCCCGGTGGGACGCCGCCGACGACGCCGAACGCGAGCGGGTGTTCGCGGCCTATCGCGCGTTCACCGCCGCCGTTCGTGAACGCGGACGGTTCCGCGGGGGTGAGGCGCTCGTCCATCCGCGTGACGCCCGCACGCTGCGGCCGGACGGAGACGGACAGCAGGTCACCGAGGGGCCGTACGCCGAGACGGTCGAGCAACTCGGCGGGTTCTACCTCGTCGAACTCCCCGACCTCGCGACAGCACTCGAGGTGGCATCGCTCCTCCCCCGCGAATACGACATCGAGGTCCGCGAGTGCCTCGACGTCGGAGTACCGGACGAGTGA
- a CDS encoding nucleotidyltransferase domain-containing protein, protein MNSLSFVQAYFADYPARYWIAGGWALDLFVDRVRRPHTDVDVLVLARDLDRVAETFTDPRPTVENPNTGEQRPWEPGEPLTPGPDVLAFPDDLFPAPLRIILAASDDTDWIYHRGRGTVRKPLDEITLASSDGIPYLAPEIVLLFKSRSDRPKDTEDFHDVATHLDPHRRTWLHDHIAPRHPNHAWLPALT, encoded by the coding sequence ATGAATTCTCTGAGCTTCGTCCAGGCGTACTTCGCCGACTATCCCGCCCGCTACTGGATCGCCGGCGGCTGGGCGCTCGATCTGTTCGTCGATCGGGTACGGCGACCGCACACCGACGTCGACGTACTCGTCCTGGCCCGCGACCTCGACCGTGTCGCGGAGACGTTCACCGATCCGCGGCCGACGGTCGAGAACCCGAACACCGGCGAACAACGCCCCTGGGAGCCGGGCGAGCCGTTGACGCCCGGTCCCGACGTACTGGCCTTCCCCGACGACCTGTTCCCGGCGCCGCTCCGCATCATCCTCGCGGCCTCCGACGACACCGACTGGATCTACCACCGCGGCCGCGGCACCGTCCGCAAACCGCTCGACGAGATCACCCTCGCGAGCTCCGACGGCATCCCGTACCTCGCCCCGGAGATCGTCCTGCTCTTCAAGTCCCGCAGCGACCGCCCCAAGGACACCGAGGACTTCCACGACGTCGCCACCCACCTGGACCCGCACCGTCGTACCTGGCTCCACGACCACATCGCCCCACGCCACCCCAACCACGCCTGGCTCCCTGCCCTGACCTGA
- a CDS encoding nuclear transport factor 2 family protein: protein MEDIMSSHPNGAVIDRMTQAIVENDRETLSRVFTDDMVFHGRGPIPFAGDHHGVDGLLAALRTVFELTDGDVKLEQLFCLADDEWGAEWEHAVYGRNGRTLEMNDSFIYRFDDGRIREMWFIAAGPAEAASFWA, encoded by the coding sequence ATGGAGGACATCATGAGCAGCCACCCGAATGGTGCGGTCATTGACCGGATGACCCAAGCGATCGTCGAGAACGACCGCGAGACACTGAGCCGCGTCTTCACCGACGACATGGTCTTCCACGGCCGTGGTCCGATTCCGTTCGCAGGCGACCACCACGGAGTCGACGGCTTGCTGGCGGCCCTTCGCACCGTCTTCGAGCTGACCGACGGGGACGTGAAGCTGGAGCAGTTGTTCTGCCTGGCTGACGACGAATGGGGGGCGGAGTGGGAGCACGCCGTCTATGGCCGAAACGGGCGGACGCTGGAGATGAATGACTCCTTCATCTACCGGTTCGACGACGGTCGAATCCGCGAGATGTGGTTCATCGCGGCGGGCCCAGCCGAGGCGGCATCGTTCTGGGCATAA
- a CDS encoding acyl-CoA desaturase, giving the protein MTPPAVAAPEAPTRTVPDVEDVQTGTLGGEQKKLWEQVALALFIGIPFLAVLAAVPIAWGGFLGWRDVVLAVVFYTIAGHGISIGFHRLFTHKSFKPNRPLKYALAIAGSLAIEGPVIRWVADHRKHHKFSDRDGDPHSPWKYGNTLGALTKGFFHAHVGWLFDTEQTPQRQYAPDLLKDKDIVKVSRMFPLLVAVSLLAPAVIGGLWSWSWTGALTAFFWASLVRIALLHHVTWSINSICHTIGDRPFKSRDKSGNVWWLAILSQGESWHNLHHSDPTCARHGVLKGQLDTSARCIWFFEKRGWVSDVRWPVKERLEARRVDASGRTLKAA; this is encoded by the coding sequence ATGACTCCACCCGCCGTTGCCGCCCCGGAGGCGCCCACCCGTACCGTGCCGGACGTCGAGGACGTGCAGACCGGGACGCTCGGAGGCGAGCAGAAGAAGCTCTGGGAGCAGGTCGCGCTGGCGCTGTTCATCGGCATCCCGTTCCTGGCGGTGCTGGCGGCGGTGCCGATCGCGTGGGGCGGGTTCCTCGGCTGGCGGGACGTCGTACTCGCCGTGGTCTTCTACACGATCGCCGGCCACGGCATCTCGATCGGTTTCCACCGGCTGTTCACGCACAAGTCGTTCAAGCCGAACCGTCCGCTGAAGTACGCCCTCGCCATCGCCGGCTCGCTGGCGATCGAGGGGCCGGTGATCCGCTGGGTCGCCGACCACCGCAAGCACCACAAGTTCTCCGACCGCGACGGCGACCCGCACAGCCCGTGGAAGTACGGCAACACCCTCGGCGCACTCACCAAGGGCTTCTTCCACGCGCACGTCGGCTGGCTGTTCGACACCGAGCAGACCCCGCAGCGGCAGTACGCGCCGGATCTGCTGAAGGACAAGGACATCGTCAAGGTGTCCCGCATGTTCCCGCTCCTGGTCGCCGTGAGTCTTCTCGCGCCGGCGGTCATCGGCGGCCTCTGGTCGTGGTCGTGGACCGGCGCGCTGACCGCGTTCTTCTGGGCCAGCCTGGTCCGGATCGCCCTGCTGCACCACGTCACCTGGTCGATCAACTCGATCTGCCACACGATCGGCGACCGGCCGTTCAAGAGCCGCGACAAGTCCGGCAACGTGTGGTGGCTGGCGATCCTGAGCCAGGGCGAGTCGTGGCACAACCTGCACCACTCCGACCCGACCTGCGCGCGGCACGGCGTACTCAAGGGCCAGCTCGACACGTCCGCCCGCTGCATCTGGTTCTTCGAGAAGCGCGGCTGGGTGTCCGACGTCCGCTGGCCGGTGAAGGAGCGCCTGGAGGCGCGCCGCGTGGACGCCTCGGGGCGTACTCTGAAGGCTGCCTGA
- a CDS encoding phosphotransferase family protein — protein sequence MSLPDSLLQEQLRALGYRDPDLVAIGMQGAVFRLGDEKVAKIWFHAEEAELRTLRELYDALDGQLPYRTPRMLELRRPGPYWVTIEEELPGVPLYEVAPEFGAPGWERARDCVVDVIDALAQVEAPEVLRRTSVLDETSPFRPEGVSWIDALTGLVRRRAARFDGQLVDDFDTKIEALLTRLSDLKEPESRLVHGDVTAGNILVDEDLRPVTLLDFGLLTMAGDPVFDAAATASVIDLWSPRSREVEAAYDATFAARLGYDPEQLLLYRCAYSLIIANAHDDDPYDRDSHVPLTAKFFNSPQVAELLSR from the coding sequence ATGTCGTTGCCGGACAGTCTTCTACAGGAACAGCTGCGAGCACTGGGATACCGGGACCCCGACCTGGTCGCGATCGGGATGCAGGGCGCGGTGTTCCGGCTGGGTGATGAGAAGGTCGCGAAGATCTGGTTCCATGCGGAGGAAGCTGAGCTTCGAACACTGCGGGAGCTGTACGACGCCCTCGACGGCCAACTGCCCTACCGCACGCCGCGGATGCTGGAGCTGCGCCGCCCGGGGCCGTACTGGGTGACGATCGAGGAGGAGTTGCCCGGCGTCCCGCTGTATGAGGTCGCACCGGAGTTCGGCGCGCCGGGGTGGGAGCGTGCGAGGGACTGCGTCGTCGACGTGATCGACGCGCTGGCGCAGGTCGAGGCGCCGGAGGTGCTTCGCCGTACGTCGGTCCTGGACGAGACCAGCCCGTTCCGCCCCGAGGGTGTGTCGTGGATCGATGCGCTGACCGGCCTCGTTCGCCGGCGGGCCGCGCGCTTCGACGGGCAACTGGTCGACGACTTCGACACGAAGATCGAGGCGTTGCTGACGCGACTGTCCGATCTGAAGGAGCCCGAGAGCAGGCTCGTCCACGGCGACGTCACCGCCGGCAACATCCTCGTCGACGAGGACCTGCGCCCGGTGACGCTGCTCGACTTCGGCCTTCTCACGATGGCCGGTGATCCGGTCTTCGACGCCGCCGCCACGGCGAGCGTCATCGACCTCTGGTCGCCCCGGTCCCGCGAGGTCGAGGCGGCGTACGACGCGACGTTCGCCGCCCGTCTCGGGTACGACCCCGAACAGCTCCTGCTCTACCGCTGCGCGTACTCCCTGATCATCGCCAACGCCCACGACGACGACCCGTACGACCGCGACAGTCACGTGCCGCTGACGGCGAAGTTCTTCAACAGCCCTCAGGTCGCCGAGCTGCTCAGCCGATGA
- a CDS encoding IS3 family transposase (programmed frameshift), with protein sequence MPRKYDEQTRAKAVRLVTEHRGDYASEWEAITTVAGRLGMTPETLRRWVRQAAVDAGEVDGVSTAQAREIRELKRKNAELEQTIEILKAATKFLRAGERPATAVICRFIAEHRARFGVAPICAALSAHGCQIAPRTYYAWARRAPSKRALWELTVTEVLAGYYEPDEHDRRVPESLYGSLKMWAHLNREGVEVARCTVERLMKANGWQGATRAKKPRTTVPDPAADRAPDLVNRQFRVPAPNRLLVADFTYVRLAGGAFAYTAFVIDAFAGFIAGWECSMSKHTTFVERAIRQAAELRLREGKPLQNKTIHHSDAGSQYTSLHFTETLQLHGLSPSIGTVGDAYDNALAETTIGLYKTECIRDDSPFRRGPLTGLSNLEAITADWVHWYNTSRLMHRLDRRPPAEAEANYYAQTRDDRPVALT encoded by the exons ATGCCGAGGAAGTACGACGAGCAGACCAGGGCCAAGGCGGTCCGGTTGGTGACCGAGCACCGGGGTGATTACGCCAGTGAGTGGGAGGCGATCACCACGGTCGCGGGCCGGCTAGGAATGACACCGGAAACGCTGCGCCGGTGGGTTCGCCAGGCAGCGGTCGACGCCGGTGAGGTTGATGGGGTGTCGACGGCGCAGGCGCGGGAGATCCGGGAGCTGAAGCGGAAGAACGCCGAGCTGGAGCAGACGATCGAGATCCTGAAGGCGGCGACGA AGTTTCTTCGTGCGGGAGAGCGACCCGCGACAGCGGTGATCTGCCGGTTCATCGCCGAGCACAGGGCTCGGTTCGGGGTCGCTCCGATCTGCGCTGCGTTGAGTGCGCACGGCTGCCAGATCGCTCCGAGAACCTACTACGCCTGGGCCCGGCGGGCGCCGTCGAAACGTGCTCTGTGGGAGCTGACGGTGACCGAGGTGCTGGCCGGGTATTACGAGCCTGACGAGCACGATCGGAGGGTGCCGGAGTCGCTGTACGGGTCGTTGAAGATGTGGGCCCACCTGAACCGCGAGGGCGTCGAGGTGGCGCGCTGCACGGTCGAGCGGCTCATGAAGGCGAACGGCTGGCAGGGTGCGACCCGCGCGAAGAAGCCACGCACGACGGTCCCGGATCCGGCCGCGGACCGGGCACCAGACCTGGTCAACCGCCAGTTCCGGGTGCCGGCACCGAACCGGCTGCTGGTCGCGGACTTCACCTACGTGCGGCTGGCCGGCGGCGCGTTCGCCTACACCGCGTTCGTGATCGACGCCTTCGCTGGCTTCATCGCCGGCTGGGAGTGCTCGATGTCCAAGCACACCACGTTCGTCGAACGCGCCATCAGACAGGCTGCCGAACTGCGCCTCAGAGAAGGGAAACCTCTGCAAAACAAGACGATTCACCACTCGGACGCAGGATCCCAATATACCTCGCTGCACTTCACCGAGACCCTGCAACTGCACGGTCTCAGCCCCTCGATCGGGACCGTGGGCGACGCCTACGACAACGCCCTGGCCGAGACCACGATCGGTCTCTACAAGACCGAATGCATCCGCGACGACTCCCCCTTTCGCCGCGGACCACTGACCGGCCTCAGCAACCTCGAGGCCATCACCGCCGACTGGGTCCACTGGTACAACACCAGCCGGCTCATGCACCGCCTCGACCGACGCCCACCCGCCGAAGCCGAGGCCAACTACTATGCACAAACCCGAGACGACCGACCGGTCGCACTCACATAA
- a CDS encoding GNAT family N-acetyltransferase encodes MEMRYVEYEPGTLPAVLKAQVLSFLRIVWPEGFTGGLRYRDWITNPAYEPHHLLYVAGDLVVSHLEIVHLVVTHEGTTYKVSAPTSVLTFPSFRGEGWAGKLVQRAAQRIETSTADLGLICCEPHNQAFYSKNSGWPVIPEAQIVADGSPTSQSVLMRFLSPTAAQHEDTFRRAPLHLDDEL; translated from the coding sequence ATGGAGATGCGGTACGTCGAGTACGAGCCCGGGACCCTGCCCGCGGTACTGAAGGCGCAGGTCCTGTCCTTTCTCCGCATCGTCTGGCCGGAAGGATTCACCGGTGGGCTCAGGTATCGCGACTGGATCACCAACCCGGCGTACGAGCCCCACCATCTGCTGTACGTCGCCGGGGACCTGGTCGTCAGCCACCTGGAGATCGTCCACCTGGTCGTGACGCACGAGGGCACGACGTACAAGGTGTCCGCGCCGACGAGCGTGCTCACCTTTCCGTCGTTCCGCGGCGAAGGCTGGGCCGGCAAGCTGGTCCAGCGAGCCGCCCAGCGAATCGAAACCAGCACCGCAGATCTCGGCCTGATCTGCTGCGAGCCTCACAACCAGGCCTTCTACAGCAAGAACTCCGGCTGGCCCGTCATTCCCGAAGCTCAGATCGTCGCCGACGGAAGCCCGACATCACAATCAGTCCTGATGCGCTTCCTGAGCCCGACGGCAGCGCAGCACGAGGACACCTTCCGCCGTGCCCCGCTTCACCTCGACGACGAACTGTGA
- a CDS encoding DUF6596 domain-containing protein: MTPLETAMRDDWGRLLALLAAQFRRLDLAEDSLAEAFASAARTWADDGAPANPSAWLLTTARRRALDRLRAEAVAAKSLPLLAIEAEITANARRVLVDASQDPGATDERLRLILLCAHPSLSPESAAALTLRLVLGVPTADIARLFLVPTATMAARLTRARKRLGGARFDVPVGAALQARIAAVAEIAYLAFTAAYAPGSGADVVRAAEAGEALRLVQVLREVAPAEYCDDLVALQALMMLQHARRDARSEDGRLVLLPDQDRTRWRMSEIADALELLAPLARRSPSTPYLLQALVAAEHSGPGDTDWGRISQWYEELEELTGSPIVRLNRAVAVAESEGPQAGLALLSDLDLPGHRLPAVRAELLTRTGQIAEARAVYDTAIAACTNTTERDHLIQRRDALS, from the coding sequence GTGACCCCACTCGAGACCGCGATGCGCGACGACTGGGGCCGCCTGCTGGCTCTGCTCGCCGCGCAGTTCCGGCGGCTGGACCTGGCCGAGGACTCACTCGCGGAGGCGTTCGCGTCGGCGGCGCGGACCTGGGCGGACGACGGAGCTCCGGCCAATCCGTCGGCCTGGTTGCTGACCACGGCCCGTCGCCGCGCGCTCGACCGCCTGCGCGCCGAAGCCGTCGCGGCCAAGTCCTTGCCGCTGCTCGCGATCGAGGCCGAGATCACCGCGAACGCCCGGCGGGTCCTGGTCGACGCCTCCCAAGACCCCGGGGCCACCGACGAGCGGCTGCGGTTGATCCTGCTCTGTGCACACCCCTCGCTGTCGCCGGAGTCGGCGGCCGCGCTGACGCTCCGGCTCGTGCTCGGCGTACCGACCGCGGATATCGCGCGGCTCTTCCTGGTCCCGACCGCGACGATGGCCGCGCGGCTGACCCGTGCGCGCAAGCGGCTCGGCGGCGCACGTTTCGACGTACCGGTCGGGGCCGCACTGCAGGCGCGGATCGCCGCGGTGGCGGAGATCGCGTACCTCGCGTTCACGGCGGCGTACGCGCCCGGCTCCGGTGCCGACGTCGTACGGGCGGCCGAGGCCGGCGAGGCGTTGCGGCTGGTTCAGGTACTGCGTGAGGTGGCGCCGGCGGAGTACTGCGACGACCTCGTTGCCCTGCAGGCGTTGATGATGCTGCAGCACGCGCGACGCGACGCCCGGAGCGAGGACGGCCGGCTCGTCCTGCTTCCGGACCAGGACCGGACACGCTGGCGGATGTCCGAGATCGCGGACGCGCTGGAACTTCTCGCTCCACTGGCCCGGCGTTCACCGTCCACGCCGTACCTGCTCCAGGCGCTCGTCGCGGCCGAACACTCCGGTCCCGGGGACACCGACTGGGGACGGATCAGCCAGTGGTACGAGGAGCTCGAAGAACTCACCGGTTCACCGATCGTGCGCCTCAACCGGGCCGTGGCAGTCGCGGAATCCGAAGGCCCTCAAGCCGGTCTCGCTCTCCTCTCCGACCTCGACCTCCCCGGTCACCGCCTCCCCGCCGTACGAGCAGAACTCCTGACCCGCACCGGTCAGATCGCCGAGGCCCGAGCCGTCTACGACACCGCAATCGCCGCATGCACCAACACCACCGAACGGGACCACCTGATCCAACGGCGGGACGCGCTCAGCTGA